Below is a window of Sporosarcina ureae DNA.
ATATACCGAAACCGACCGCCGCTCCAAGCAAACTATCCCACCAAGGTGTCAGTGGACTAACAAAACGCATGATGAAAATCGCAATACCAAACGGTAATAAAATTTTATTCGGAATCAACATATACTTAAGATCGGATACCGTTAAAATAACGAGCATCGAGATAAACAGCAACGCCACAACTAGTTCCCACTGGAATCCAAAGTACAAGTACGCACAAACGAACAGCACACCCGTTATTAGCTCCATCACGGGATAAAGAGCACTGATCTTTTCCTTACATCCTCTGCACTTTCCACGCAAAAACACGTAAGAGAATACCGGCACTAGGTCAACCGCCGTCAAATTCCGATCACACGTCGTACAGTGCGAAGGAGGCGAGACGATGGACTCCTTTAGTGGCACACGCAGTCCGACTACGTTAAAAAACGAGCCGAGCGTGATACCGTAGAGGAAGAAAAACATACTATAAAGCCATTCCATGAACTGCCTCCTTACTCCGCTTTCTCGGTACCTGTCATTTTATTGATCGTCGTCGGATCAAATTTCAATGCAGGTGGCGGCGCATCCACTTTCGGCGCCTCATTTTGTAAATTGACGAGATCCGGACGGAAGTACGCATTAAATGAAATCACGACTTTCATTTCACCAATATCTGATTCTTCTTCCGTTTTCTCAGCTGTCGCTTCGAATTGAATTGTCTCTACATTCATAATCCGAATCATTTCTTCGATTTCATAGATGAACGTATCGACTTGCTTGTACGTATCCGCAACGAGCGTCACTTCCATCAAGATCGTTTCCAAGTTTTGTACCGATTCCGGCAATAGTTCCATGTCAAATACTTCTTTCGAAAAATTGATTTCTTCAATTCGACTATTGGATTTCACTTCCGCCTTCTCTAGACGAATGAGCAATGCATCCTCTAGCGGAATAACAGGCACGACTTTTTGAAGCGGGGCAGATGTGACCGTTTCATTCGGATCTTTATTCGCCAATTGCTTTTGCATCGAAAATAAAACATCACGTTCTGAAGCCAACTGCGCAGTCATCTGATCCTTGCTGTCTTTCGCAGGCAAGTAGATGTTTGTCACAGTGTAATAGACAAGTGCAATAAGGAAAATGGAGGCCAATACGACCAAACCAATCTCCATCTGACGTTTAGTTAGATACTTATTCAACCGTATCGCCCCCTTCCGAGTCAGCATCTACAGGTGGCTGTGGTTCTTCCGGTGCAGGTTCTGTTGGCTGCTCTTCAGCAGGTGGCGTTTCCTCTTGCGGCTCTTCAATCGCATCGGGGTCTACGTCTGCATCGGTACCTGGTAACGCGCGGTCGTCTACGAACTGAATGAAGTATGTAGCGAAATATCTAGGCAAGACATTTTCACGTTCTTCCACATCCAGTTTTTCTGTCTCGATTCCTTCGAACGTCGCATCAATTACTAGCGACGATGCTTTCATTCGAGTTAAATAGAGCGCAGGTTCCATCAGATCATCAAACTGAATTTTCAACGTCACTTCGTTAGGTGCAGTGAACGTTAACTCTTGGAAGAACCCACGATCAGGCAATGCTCTCGAAAGATCTTCTATAAGAGGATGTGTTTTATATTGGTACGCTTTTAGGAAATCCACTGTGGCGGCCAATTGTTCTTTTTCTTGACCGAAGGCAGACAGACGCAACTGGGACGTTATGCTTTCTTGTTGTTTCTGTATTTCATATGTAGACTGCTGTAATCTCTGGGCTTCTTCGTCATTTTTCGCAGCCATCATATATAGAACCACCCAACTAATGATGGCTACCAAAAGAATCGCAATGGCAATCCACAAAAAAGTAGCCCGCTCCTTGATCTTCTCCGGTAGTAGATTTATATCAACTAACATACGCGTACTACACCTCTTCCTTCAGCGCGAGACCAATTACTCGATGGAAGTCGGCAGTAATCGCTGTACCATCCACACAACTAATCGGCTCTTTCACTAAGGGAATCGCGTCAATTGCTAACCGCTCCCGTACCATCTGCAATAATTCTTCTTGTTGTGTATATGTACTGTTCCATATTAAATGGGTAATCGCTGAATCTGTTTCAGCCAAATTAAATCGGTAGAAGTTTGCTAGTTTCTCAAGCTCCATCACAATCGTCATCGGCTCAATCTGTTGCTCAAGTACTTCACCCGTCGTCATACTGAGCGGCACTTCGAGTTCCATGGAGCGGATGAATAAAGGGAAATGATTATAGAAAATCGACACAGTTAAATTCCGCCCATGCAAATCCGCAAGTAAAATATGTTCCGACCCTTCAAATTGATGTTCATGATGAGCCAATCGATAAAGCGAAAGCGGCGCAATATCCGCCACAACCGGAACCAACTTTGCAGATTCAAGCACATCTTCATACGTCTGCATAATACTTTCCTTCGACGCAATCAAAATCGCTTCATTTTGCGCATCATTGGCGGTATACGGAACGACATCAAACACCGGGTCATCAAACGGCAAATAAATTGTCGAGCCAATCTCTATGAAAAAATGACTTTTCAAATCCTCATGATCCACCGTTTCAGGATAGGCAACACGACGGATAATAACATATGTATCGGGCGCCAAAAACGCCACATCACGCTTCGTAAGATTCCAATCTTTCACAGCTTCTGTCAAGACCTCACGTAGCATGTCATCTTCGGCTATTCGGCCATCCATGATGGTGTGTTCGGGCAATAACATCTCTTTCGCTGTGTCTAGTACGATTGGATGAGTGGATTTGATCCGTACGTATCGGATTGCGTCATCATCAAGCGTTAATGAATATACGCGTTTCTTGCGACCGAAGGAAGGCATGGTCGGCATTGTTATATTGGAAAGTGGGCGTTTTAAGTTGGTTAAAATAGACATATGTGAACTCCTTCCAGACGAGCAAAAGCAAGGGATACACGTAGTCATCCCTTGCGGACTAGTTATGTTAAGTATAGCAAATGTGGAGGGGGAAGGGAAGATTGATAGGGGAAAATGACGAAACATCAGGAATGGCAATTACTCACCTTGTATCGCAGATAAATCTCCACATTTTTCAGTCTCTACTTTTGTAGATTTTCCACTGTTATTGATCATTTCTATAGTCGTTTTACGGAATTCTACTTCATTTTTCTTCGTTTCAGCTTTACCACGGATCGAAGATGGTTACGCTTCCGCTACCCAGAAAGTATCGTTCACAAGATTAAAATCTTCAAAATACCCTTCAGAAATTAATGTGGACATACCTACAGAATTAACATATGTTGTTTGATGTTCAATAAAGTATAAATCGGCTGTATTTTTTAATAAGATAGCATTTGTTTTTTCTGCTTTAATTCGAGTGTTTTCTAAAATGAGAATCATTGAGCTAATGGCAGTAACTGAAGTAATTCCCATAATGACTAATATCGCAAGTAACTTGACGAGTGTCATTCCTATGTCATCCGCAAGTATTTCCTTCATGTGAAACACTTCCTTTTGCCTTAGAATAGAATATTTCGATTTTAACGTATGTATATAATTTCCCAAAAAGACCTTGATGAGAATATTCTCATCAAAGTCCAATTTATAAATCACATTTATCAAAAGTAAGTTTGAAAATCGTTATTAAATTAAATAATTAGCGAGTAATAACAACGGTGGTTACAGCAGTATCGTTCTTATTACCAATTTTATTAATATCAGCTGTAGTTGCACTTGTGAACTCCACACTAATATTTCCATTTGTAGCGGTCCCAGTTATAGTAGGTGTAGTAACTTCTCCAGTACCTTTACTTATAGTTGCTTCAGACTCACCGAAACCACCCGTATCTTCTAGATATCCATCATCCTTAAGTACCCCTGTAGTCACTTTGTTATCAGTTGCAGTATTTTCAGCAAAGTAAATATTAGCAGCAGAGATAGCATTCTGTCCATCAGCCTTAAGTGCACTTACCTTAGAGTTCGTAATAATATTCCCAATAGCCGGCACCGCAATCGCAGCAATAATTCCCAAAATAACAATAACTGCTAATAGCTCAACAAGCGTCAAACCTTTTTGATTTAATTTCTTCTGTATAAATTTTTTCATATAATTTCCTCCTCTTGTTTTTCCTTACTCTATGAATATAGTATATCAGAACTAATAGGATAATAACACTAGTTTTATTGAATTAATTTAATTTTATCCATAACATTTGTTATTTCTGTTACAAACTATCTATCTGCTCAAACATACTAAACATCGGCAACATGATTGCCAAAACTATAGTCCCGACTATGGCCGCCAAGAAAACGATCATCAAAGGCTCTATTAAAGCTTTTAAGCGGTCTGTAGCGGCTTCTACTTCTTTCTCATAGAAATCTGCTACTTTAGCCAACATGGAGTCCAAAGAACCAGTTTCTTCTCCTATCGCAATCATATGTGGGATTAGCGGAGGAAATGCCCAGTGATTTAACATAGGCTCCGTTAAAGATCCGCCACGTTCCATTGATACTCTAGACTCACCAATTACTTTTGAAATGACTTCATTTCCAACTACTTTTTCTGTCATGGTTAGGGCTTGTAGAATGGGTACTGAGCTAGAGAACATAGAGCTTAATGTACGAGTCATCATAGCGAGTGAAGACTTTTGAGCAATGCTACCGAATATAGGCAATCTCAATAAGATAGTATCTAAAATGTACTTCCCTTTTGGATTGTTACGAACTAATACATAGCCTGCGATAATCACCGAAACAATAAGAAGAAGTAGGTACCAGTAATTTTCAATCCAATCACTCGCTGCCATTACTGCACGAGTTAACCACGGCAATTGTCCGCCAATACTATCGAACATATCAACAAACATTGGTACGACAAACCATAAAAGGAAAATAACTACTGCTATGGCTATTATGCCAACTACAACGGGGTATGCCATAGCCGAAGTAACTTTCTGTCTCGTACGATACGCTTTTTCGAAATGCTCAGCTAGCTGCTCCAATGATTCATCCACAGTTCCTGAAACTTCCCCAGCCGCCACCATATTCAATATTAATGGTTCAAAAACTTTAGGATGTTTTCCAAAAGCTATCGACAACGGTGTTCCTGTTCGTAAATCTTCCTGAATCGAAGTCAAGATTTTCCGAAACGAAGCCTGTTCTACTTGCGCGGACAAAATCCTCACCGCATCCACAATCGTAACACCCGCCTGAAGAAGTGTAGAAAACTGACGTAAAAACATAATCAGTTGATCTCGCTTAACTGGACTACCAATCGTTATATCTTTCGTCAAAACTGTTTCCTTTTGTTCAACCAAACTAACTACGCGAATACCTTGGCCTTTCAGCTTAATCGCTGCATCGCGTTTATTCGTAGCCGTCACCGTACCACGACGAATCACTTTCGAATCTCGCCCTTCGTATGTAAAACGAGCCACGATCAATCATCCCCTTGCAAGAACGGTAATGCTTCTTCGTACGAAATGATTCTTTGTTCCATCAATGTCTTTACAGAGTGATCCATCATATGCATGCCTTGAGCGCGGCTAGTCTGGATGACGTTCGGAATCTGGTGAATTTTCTCGGAACGAATCAAGTTCGACACAGCTGGATTATTAATCATTATCTCCGTCGCTGCTCGTCTTCCCTGTTTATCAATCGTCTGGAATAAACGTTGAGAAACAACTGCCTTCAAAACCCCAGCCAACTGTACGCGAATTTGCGCTTGTTGACCATGTGGAAATACGTCTATGATTCTATCGATTGTCGAAGCTGCACTCCATGTGTGTAAAGTGGCGAGGACTAAGTGACCGGTTTCTGCAGCGGTGATCGCCGTAGAAATCGTCTCCAAGTCCCGCATCTCCCCTACGAGAATGACGTCTGGATCTTGACGCAAAGCAGCACGTAATCCATCCGCAAACGACAGTGTATCAAAGCCAACTTCTCGCTGATCAATGATCGACGAACCGTGATTATGCATATACTCAATCGGATCTTCCAATGTAATAATATGCTTTCGCATCGTTTCATTCATATAACGGATCATGGCTGCAAGCGTAGTGGATTTACCTGAACCAGTAGGCCCAGTAACTAAGATCAGCCCTTGTGCAGTATCTGACAAACTCTTCAGTGTTGCAGGCATATTCAAGTCATCAATCGTCGGAATCTTCGTTGGAATCGTCCGGAATGCCAATGAAATCGAACCGCGTTGTTGGAATGCGTTGACACGGAAACGAGAAACACCAGCGATTTCATAGGAATAGTCAATCTGTCCTGCTTCTTTAAAAGCCGGCATCATCTTTTCTGGAATCGTCTGATACGCCATTTCCTTTGTATCTTCTTCAGTCAAAATCGTTTCGCCAAAACGTTTTAAGTCACCATGCACACGGAAGATTGGAGGCACGCCAACAGTTAAGTGAATGTCAGACGCTTTGACAGTAAAGGCCTCAGTAAGTAATTGATCAATTCTTTCGTTCACCGCAAACACTCCTAATCTATTAGGGCCACTCGCAATACTTCCTCAGTAGTTGTAATGCCCTGCTTTACTTTATCTAAACCATCGTCTATCAGGAAAATCGTTTCACTTCTCTCCGCAATTTCACGGAATACAGTAGGTGCAGCGTCACGGTTAATCGCATCGCGCATTTCTGCATTGATAATCAATACTTCATGTATCGCAATTCGCCCGCGATAGCCTGTCATATTACATGCTGAGCAACCCGTACCGCGATTAATCGTCTCGATTGTTTTCCCACGTTTGGCGAATATCTCTTTTTCACGATCCGTTGCCTGCTGTATAGTTCCACAATCTCGACATACTCGACGAATTAATCGTTGAGCAACAATCGCATTAAGAGAAGCAGTCAAAAGAAATGGCTCCACTCCCATATCAAGCAATCGTGAAATAGATGCAACTGAGTCATTCGTGTGGATCGTGCTCAACACTAAGTGTCCTGTTAAGGAGGCACGAATCGCGATTTCTACGGTCTCTCTATCTCGGATTTCCCCTACCATTACTACGTCAGGATCTTGACGCAAAATAGAACGTAATCCCGTAGCGAATGTTAATCCTACATTAGAATTCACTTGAATTTGATTAATACCTTCCAATTGATACTCTACTGGATCTTCAATCGTAATAATATTTACTTCTTCGCTATTTAATCGATTCAAAGCCGCATACAACGTAGACGATTTACCTGAACCCGTTGGACCTGATATGAGCACGATGCCATTTGGCTTCTCGATTTCTTCAAGGAAGCGTTGTAAATTAGTCGGACCGAAACCAAGCTTCGTCATATCATTTAAAGAGCTACTCAAGTCCAAAATACGCATTACAATCTTCTCACCAAAAACTGTTGGCAATGTCGATAACCGTAAATCAATCGGACGAAAATCAATCATCACTTTAATGCGTCCATCCTGCGGCATACGAGATTCTGTAATATTCAAATTCCCCATGATTTTAATCCGCGCAAGCAACATCGACTGCATGTGTTTAGGTAAGACACGTTCAGTCTGCAATTTTCCATCAATTCTAAAACGAATAACGACTTGATGCTCTTGAGGGTCAATATGAATATCACTAGCTTTCATGGAAACAGCACTGGATATAATCTGATTAACGAGACGCACAATAGGAGAATCGTTATCGACAATATCTTCTTGTTGCTCTAACTGACTCGCTGTCGTTTCAGGTTCTTCAAAGAGTAAATCATCAAATAATTCATCATCATAATAACGTGTAATCGTTCGATTTATATCATCTTTGGACGCAATCGCAGTTTCGATATGGAAACCTGTAGACAATCGTAAATCTTCAATGGTGTTGTAATCCATCGGGTCTGCCATTGCAACGAATAACTTATCTCCGTCCTTCTTCAACGGCACAATCATCTTCTGCTTCGCTAAACCTTTAGGCACGATATTGAACAATTTCGGATCAAACGGATAACGGAACAAATTGACGTGAGGAATTCCAAGCTGGAACTCGAGCACCTCAATCAATTGCTGCTCAGTAATATACCCGCGTTGTAATAGCGCATCGCCAAGTCGTTCATCACGCGTCTTTTCTTTCAACGTAGTCATTAACTGTTCGTCCGACAGTAATCCCGACTCTATTAATAAATCCCCAAGACGTTTTCTAGTTGTCGCCATTTGAATCCCCCTCTATCAATCGATTGGATTACCATTCTTGTCGACTTCAATCAGATTGCCGCCTTTATCGTAATCATATTTCACATCATCTTTCCCACCAGAACCGTTCGACTTGCTTGAACCATTACCTGAAGAAGAACCATTGTTGCCTGATCCGCTTCCAGTAGATGACCCTGAACCCGTGCTTCCTGATCCTGTATTGCTAGAATTACCACCACTACCCGATCCACTACCAGTAGAAGAGCCTGAATTATTCCCGTTACTAGAATTGCCATCAGTTGTACCAGTACTAGAGTTACCAGAATTAGACGGATTATCCGTTGACCCGTTAGTTGAACTGTTTCCATCGGCATTGCCAGAATTACTATCTACATTACTATCAGGAACTTGTTCTACCACTTTTTCTAAACTATGACGCTCAATAATTGGTTGCGGTGCATAGAAATCGATTGAGACATCTTCAATTTCTTCCAACGAACCATTTAGCATGACATTACGCTTAACTGCCACTTCCATACCCTTCTTACCTTTGTCTACAATCTCTATCGCACCGGCTGATACGAATGCACTGTAACGAATAACTGTTTTAGGATCATATTTTGTAATGCTCTCGACTTCAGTATCATAACGATGAACAAACGGAAGTCCTTCTATAGAAAGCTCCAATTGAGAGCCTGTCCAATTGGTACGAATCGTGAAGACGGTTTGATTTGGATTGGTGAAAATAAAATCCAAATTAAGCTTGCGGTTAATTGCCGCTTCAAATCCCGGCTCTACACCTAACGGTAACTCCGTGGAAATATTCCGCTCATCCATAACCCAATTCGTCTGCAACGCTGCTTTATATAGAAGAGACGCCATAATCGTCATCTGCAAATCTGTTGCACTAGCAGACTCTTTACCTTCAAGATACTCACGGAATGAAAACGAAGTGTTCGGCTGAATCTCCAATCCATCCAAGTCTTCCATCAATAAACGTAGCCCTTTAGCCAACTCATCTACTTTATATTCAGCAGACGCAATAACTTGCTTCTGCTCATATAGCTCTGGAATGAAATTCGCTATATAGATTTGCTGAGGCATAATTCCGCTCTGCAATTGCACTTCTATTTGCGAAGCAATCTTTTCCACTTCATCTTCATTAAATGTAAGCGAATTAAAGTTTTGTTTCATGACAGTACGTAAACCTTCACGAGAGACACTCGCCACTAATGAATTATCATTACCATTTTTAACTTGGTTCAGTGTAGCGTCAGGATCAAAACTAACAATATCCGCAGGAACATCGACTTGATCATCTTGAACTATAAGTTGAACCAACATATTTTGTTCCAAGCCGGAAAAGTCTATTAGCAACTTTTCCTTCGCTTCCTTTTTAGAATGACCGGATATATCAAATGGCCCTACGTACGTGTGTTTATTGAACTTCTTGAAGTTCGAGAAGAAGCCGTCACCTGCGTATGTTTGTTGGGCGAATAGTGCTGAAATGACTAGCAGCAACGCGCCTAGGAATAAGTAGTTTCTGTATAGTTTATTCTTCATTTGGCACCTACTTTATGTTTGAATTACTATTTATTAATCTCTTTAAATCCTGTTTTTTGTATGTGCGTAGTTCCATAAGACGATGTAGCTGGAGGTTCTGGCAGGGTTGGATAACTTGAATCTGGACCAATGGGAACTCTGTCTATATTCTGTTTTTTAAAGTTCACTGTAGCTCCTCCAGACGCAGTAAAAGTGTCTGCGTAAATCGCACCACTTATCGTACCTCCACCCGATATATTAACATCTGCATTTGGCGCTAAAATTAGGGTGGGATCGGCAGTTACTCCACCGCTAATAGACACCTTTTTCCCACCAGTTAAAATATTTCCTTTAATGCCTCCACCAGCTGTCATAGTGACATTTGCATCTTCTGCGTAGAATGAACCATTGATTTTAGTATCACTATCAAATATTACTTCCTTAGGCTTGTCGGTAGTGGAACCCTGTAAGAACATGCCTACTTGATTAGCAGACGCGCCATTACCAATAGAGCCTTTCACATTAATTTTATCTTTCACCATGAAAGTAAGCTTACCAGTTCCTATTACATTAATATGACCACGAATAACGTCCAAATGGTCAACTACGATGACTCTATCCTCTTTGCCCACATTGATTATTAACGTATTATTTTGATCCAATTTTATAGTAGACAAATAAATATCTTTGGTAAGGTCTAGAGTATAGTTGTTAGTTATATAGTTATCTATATATAAACCACCGTTCTTAATAACTTCTTTTGAATTACCGTCTTTTATAATTGTTTTATTCGGAGGTGGACCGTATGAAGGATATTCTGGAAACAATGGCAGTTCCATCATTCCTGCTTCAGGCATACCAGTCGGAGCTGCAGCAGGCTTCCAATCTGGTTTATTCAATGCTCCAACCTCAGAACCAGCTGGGACAAAGATGTTTCCTGAAATTGATGCACCACCGTCTAGCATAATAGATTTTTTATCTTTTAAATTAGTTCCCACGCTTCCGATTATCGTTCCATTCGGCATGTTTATTTTTCCGTTAACAAAGACAGCTACACCATCAGGAACTTTTATAGTCGGTAACGTAGTAGATGTACCCGTTCCATTAGGACTATCAGTATCACCAGAAGGAGTAGGGGGATCATACGCTAAAATTATATTCTGACTAACTGTTCTGACTTTCCCCCCTATTTTTCCTGTGGAAATAATTTCATATTTCAAAATGTCATTTTTATCAATAGTATTTATTGTGATATCACCAATAAATGGTGTTTCACCATTAAAAGATGAAAAAGGCAGTAAGTTTTTCTTTTTTATATCTTCATTAATTCTTGCTAACTCCACTTCTCGCCACACAGCTTCAATGAAATCTGTTTCATCATCAAAACTATTGTTTTTAGCTTTTTTTGTAGCAATTTCATTAATTCTAGCTAGTGTATAGTTAATACCAGCTTCCGCTATATAAAAAACGGATTGGTCATCTCGTTCTCCGCGTGTCACTTTAGAATTATTTATTGAAAGGCCAATTATTGATGTACCTAAAACTGACATAACAACAAGAACCATCATAACAACGACAAGTGTATACCCCTTTTCGTTTTTCAATCTATCACAACCTATCTTATCGAAATTGTTGTCTCAGCTTTTATTTTATCTCTTCCAAATTCATTGTTGCCAAGTACTTCAATTTTTAAAGAGTTACCCTCATCAAAAGATTTCACTTTAAAATCTTTTATATTATCGGCAAACACTTCATCATTTTTTAGTAACGCATTATCTTCAAGTCTATAGGTATCTGTCCCTTTCCCTGTGCTTGTATTAATTTTTAATACATCGTTTTCATAAACTATGAAATTATTTTCCACTCTAATCTCTTTAGTTAAATACTTTATTACAAACTGTATATTTTGCTGATGTACAGTTTGTTCTCTTTGTATATCATACTCTTTTGTACCAGAAAAATAGACTCCAAAAACCATTAATCCTACGAAAGATAAAATAACAAGAACAGCTAACAACTCGACGAGTGTAACTCCTTCTTGACTTTTTAAACGCTTTGTCATTGGCCCTCCTCCCACCATAAAATCGTTTCCATTTGAGCCCTTGGTTTTGAATTAATTTCATCATTTGGTTTGAATACTTTTACAATCACACGTGAAGTGTTACTAGGCAAACTACGATCGCTATTTGGTTTACTGAAATAAATTAAAACTTTATATAGTTGGTTGTTGTTTTCTTTTGAAGCATAAGTGTCTGAGTCAGCTCCACGTATATATTTTCCATTTACTAAAACATCATCTGCAGCTTCAAAGGTTTTACTATTAGTTTTAATCTGAATAATTTCTTCCATCGTAGTTTGAGCAATATATGTTGCATCCATTACTTCATCTGATGCTTTATTCTGTTTAGCTACTGTTGGAAAAATCGCCAAGAATGAAATAATTATTATGGATAACAATACTAATGAAGCCAAGACCTCTACAAGTGTCATACCTTTTTCTCTATTATCCTCCATAACGTCTCTCCCTTATTTCAATTCATCACCAAATTTTACTACTCAACTAAAACTAAATACCTTGCTATGAATAT
It encodes the following:
- a CDS encoding prepilin peptidase — its product is MEWLYSMFFFLYGITLGSFFNVVGLRVPLKESIVSPPSHCTTCDRNLTAVDLVPVFSYVFLRGKCRGCKEKISALYPVMELITGVLFVCAYLYFGFQWELVVALLFISMLVILTVSDLKYMLIPNKILLPFGIAIFIMRFVSPLTPWWDSLLGAAVGFGILLLIAIVSNGGMGGGDIKLFFVIGLVLGTIQTLVTLFLASFIGAIVGLIFLKKTKQGRKTPVPFGPSIAAAALIAYFYGAQLVSWYTGLLN
- a CDS encoding PilN domain-containing protein translates to MLVDINLLPEKIKERATFLWIAIAILLVAIISWVVLYMMAAKNDEEAQRLQQSTYEIQKQQESITSQLRLSAFGQEKEQLAATVDFLKAYQYKTHPLIEDLSRALPDRGFFQELTFTAPNEVTLKIQFDDLMEPALYLTRMKASSLVIDATFEGIETEKLDVEERENVLPRYFATYFIQFVDDRALPGTDADVDPDAIEEPQEETPPAEEQPTEPAPEEPQPPVDADSEGGDTVE
- the pilM gene encoding type IV pilus biogenesis protein PilM; amino-acid sequence: MSILTNLKRPLSNITMPTMPSFGRKKRVYSLTLDDDAIRYVRIKSTHPIVLDTAKEMLLPEHTIMDGRIAEDDMLREVLTEAVKDWNLTKRDVAFLAPDTYVIIRRVAYPETVDHEDLKSHFFIEIGSTIYLPFDDPVFDVVPYTANDAQNEAILIASKESIMQTYEDVLESAKLVPVVADIAPLSLYRLAHHEHQFEGSEHILLADLHGRNLTVSIFYNHFPLFIRSMELEVPLSMTTGEVLEQQIEPMTIVMELEKLANFYRFNLAETDSAITHLIWNSTYTQQEELLQMVRERLAIDAIPLVKEPISCVDGTAITADFHRVIGLALKEEV
- a CDS encoding type II secretion system protein, producing the protein MKEILADDIGMTLVKLLAILVIMGITSVTAISSMILILENTRIKAEKTNAILLKNTADLYFIEHQTTYVNSVGMSTLISEGYFEDFNLVNDTFWVAEA
- a CDS encoding type II secretion system protein; its protein translation is MKKFIQKKLNQKGLTLVELLAVIVILGIIAAIAVPAIGNIITNSKVSALKADGQNAISAANIYFAENTATDNKVTTGVLKDDGYLEDTGGFGESEATISKGTGEVTTPTITGTATNGNISVEFTSATTADINKIGNKNDTAVTTVVITR
- a CDS encoding type II secretion system F family protein; amino-acid sequence: MARFTYEGRDSKVIRRGTVTATNKRDAAIKLKGQGIRVVSLVEQKETVLTKDITIGSPVKRDQLIMFLRQFSTLLQAGVTIVDAVRILSAQVEQASFRKILTSIQEDLRTGTPLSIAFGKHPKVFEPLILNMVAAGEVSGTVDESLEQLAEHFEKAYRTRQKVTSAMAYPVVVGIIAIAVVIFLLWFVVPMFVDMFDSIGGQLPWLTRAVMAASDWIENYWYLLLLIVSVIIAGYVLVRNNPKGKYILDTILLRLPIFGSIAQKSSLAMMTRTLSSMFSSSVPILQALTMTEKVVGNEVISKVIGESRVSMERGGSLTEPMLNHWAFPPLIPHMIAIGEETGSLDSMLAKVADFYEKEVEAATDRLKALIEPLMIVFLAAIVGTIVLAIMLPMFSMFEQIDSL
- a CDS encoding type IV pilus twitching motility protein PilT, whose translation is MNERIDQLLTEAFTVKASDIHLTVGVPPIFRVHGDLKRFGETILTEEDTKEMAYQTIPEKMMPAFKEAGQIDYSYEIAGVSRFRVNAFQQRGSISLAFRTIPTKIPTIDDLNMPATLKSLSDTAQGLILVTGPTGSGKSTTLAAMIRYMNETMRKHIITLEDPIEYMHNHGSSIIDQREVGFDTLSFADGLRAALRQDPDVILVGEMRDLETISTAITAAETGHLVLATLHTWSAASTIDRIIDVFPHGQQAQIRVQLAGVLKAVVSQRLFQTIDKQGRRAATEIMINNPAVSNLIRSEKIHQIPNVIQTSRAQGMHMMDHSVKTLMEQRIISYEEALPFLQGDD
- a CDS encoding GspE/PulE family protein, producing the protein MATTRKRLGDLLIESGLLSDEQLMTTLKEKTRDERLGDALLQRGYITEQQLIEVLEFQLGIPHVNLFRYPFDPKLFNIVPKGLAKQKMIVPLKKDGDKLFVAMADPMDYNTIEDLRLSTGFHIETAIASKDDINRTITRYYDDELFDDLLFEEPETTASQLEQQEDIVDNDSPIVRLVNQIISSAVSMKASDIHIDPQEHQVVIRFRIDGKLQTERVLPKHMQSMLLARIKIMGNLNITESRMPQDGRIKVMIDFRPIDLRLSTLPTVFGEKIVMRILDLSSSLNDMTKLGFGPTNLQRFLEEIEKPNGIVLISGPTGSGKSSTLYAALNRLNSEEVNIITIEDPVEYQLEGINQIQVNSNVGLTFATGLRSILRQDPDVVMVGEIRDRETVEIAIRASLTGHLVLSTIHTNDSVASISRLLDMGVEPFLLTASLNAIVAQRLIRRVCRDCGTIQQATDREKEIFAKRGKTIETINRGTGCSACNMTGYRGRIAIHEVLIINAEMRDAINRDAAPTVFREIAERSETIFLIDDGLDKVKQGITTTEEVLRVALID
- a CDS encoding VanW family protein, giving the protein MKNKLYRNYLFLGALLLVISALFAQQTYAGDGFFSNFKKFNKHTYVGPFDISGHSKKEAKEKLLIDFSGLEQNMLVQLIVQDDQVDVPADIVSFDPDATLNQVKNGNDNSLVASVSREGLRTVMKQNFNSLTFNEDEVEKIASQIEVQLQSGIMPQQIYIANFIPELYEQKQVIASAEYKVDELAKGLRLLMEDLDGLEIQPNTSFSFREYLEGKESASATDLQMTIMASLLYKAALQTNWVMDERNISTELPLGVEPGFEAAINRKLNLDFIFTNPNQTVFTIRTNWTGSQLELSIEGLPFVHRYDTEVESITKYDPKTVIRYSAFVSAGAIEIVDKGKKGMEVAVKRNVMLNGSLEEIEDVSIDFYAPQPIIERHSLEKVVEQVPDSNVDSNSGNADGNSSTNGSTDNPSNSGNSSTGTTDGNSSNGNNSGSSTGSGSGSGGNSSNTGSGSTGSGSSTGSGSGNNGSSSGNGSSKSNGSGGKDDVKYDYDKGGNLIEVDKNGNPID